The following proteins are encoded in a genomic region of Zea mays cultivar B73 chromosome 9, Zm-B73-REFERENCE-NAM-5.0, whole genome shotgun sequence:
- the LOC100191968 gene encoding harpin-induced protein encodes MTTGSNGDGGGAGSWYPQRRPHYGYGGGSASFRGCCCCLFLLLTFLALLALAVALVVVLVVKPRKPQFDLNQVSVQYLLVASPTTSPAGVPPGAAYLSLNITLLFTAENPNKVGIRYGATAFDVMYHGVPLGVAAVPGFEQPAHSTRLLQTRVIVDRFNVLQTDAQDLIRDAAINDRVELRITGDVGAKILVLGFSSPRVQVSVDCTIAISPRSQSLKYKQCGVDGLSV; translated from the exons ATGACGACCGGATCCAACGGCGACGGAGGCGGCGCGGGGTCCTGGTACCCGCAGCGCCGCCCGCACTACGGGTACGGCGGGGGGTCCGCCTCCTTccgcggctgctgctgctgcctcttCCTGCTGCTCACCTTCCTGGCGCTCCTCGCTCTGGCCGTCGCGCTCGTCGTCGTGCTCGTGGTGAAGCCCCGCAAACCGCAGTTCGACCTCAACCAGGTGTCCGTGCAGTACCTCCTGGTGGCCTCGCCGACGACGTCCCCGGCCGGCGTGCCCCCCGGCGCCGCCTACCTCTCCCTCAACATCACGCTGCTCTTCACCGCCGAGAACCCCAACAAGGTGGGCATCCGGTACGGCGCCACGGCGTTCGACGTCATGTACCACGGGGTGCCGCTCGGGGTGGCGGCGGTGCCCGGGTTCGAGCAGCCCGCGCACAGCACCCGCCTGCTCCAGACCCGCGTCATTGTCGACCGCTTCAACGTGCTCCAGACCGACGCGCAGGACCTCATCCGCGACGCCGCGATCAACGACCGCGTCGAGCTCCGCATCACCGGCGACGTCGGCGCCAAGATCCTCGTGCTCGGGTTCTCCTCCCCGAGAGTGCAG GTGTCGGTGGATTGCACGATCGCCATCAGCCCGAGGAGCCAGTCGCTGAAATACAAGCAGTGCGGCGTGGACGGGCTAAGCGTGTAG